The DNA window aatttgaaattttggtcgcaaaattgaaattttagtCGCAAATGCGACAGTTTTAGTCACAACTTGGAGCACTGTAAATTGGAAATGAATCTTAGCTAAGAATTTACtagtaaatattttgaatggaATGGGGTGGGAGAGGTCAATGTGTTTCAGTTCATTATTTATGTTCTTTTATATAAAGTTTTCTACCAAATTAATCTACAGTTATTTACCTCAAATTTCTCACAGGTTTCTACCTTATTTAAAGTGTAAGTCTACccaatgtcaatttttttttcaagaaggAGGTGGAATGCGTGTTGGCAGTGACTATCAGGCCAAAGTTCCAGAATACAAACCAGGTCTgtgtttgcaaaaaaaaatcaatatctttTGATTATGTATGAATAATATTGAGATTTGTAACATTTggaatattatattatgatataGAAATAAAGCCAGACCCCAGAAATGATGCTATCCTTGTGTGGGCCCCAGCTATTGATCTCTCAGATGGAAAAGGTAAGAATCACCTAAATAAGAACAAAGTCGTTAAATTGATCCTTCATAATCATCAGGTGAGATGCTTATTTgccttaattttattttcagttgatGAGTATGTTAATATTGCTAAAGAAAAACATGGATATAACACAGAACAGGTACCTTATTGTTGTTTTATAGTTctattgaaagaaaattttaaaagtatagAAGAGTTGAAAAGATTATCTTTGCTCTTTTCATTTTTAAGGCATTAGGAATGTTATTTTGGCATAAACATAACATTGAGAAGGCCCTAGCTGATTTACCTAATTTTACTCCTTTCCCTGATGAGTGGACCGTTGAGGATAAAGTCTTGTTTGAGCAGGCCTTTAGTTTTCATGGGAAGAGTTTTCACAGAATTAGGCAGATGGTGAGTAACATTAGAATGGAAAAGAACCATATTCAGATGAATAATCACCAATCTCATCCGATTAAAATCAGCTGTTCTGATAACCTACCACTAACATCTAAAACAACGCGTAGAGTTCACGTTCAAACGACCTTTTGATAAACTAATGAAACTGGCAAAACTCTGCCAGCACAAATGGAGCATTCATTCAAGGTGGCCGCTTTGTTGAGAAAAGTCCTCACTCCCAGGAAAACGTATCTTTATGTACTAATATATgcattgtatttgtttttgcaGACATAAAAAAACTGTCTAAATAAAAAGGCTTGAAGTGCAATTAACGACACAGGCATCTTGTTGTTATTGTTACTTCTCCCAACATTTAAGAAATGCCAATTGTGATTGGTTGGAAAAGGTTATGActttatttttgaatgtttattttctcgGGTCCTTCGAACATTACCTCTAAGCAGGTTGTTTCAGATGTCCGAGATCAGTAGTATATCAGAACAGCTGATTTTAATCGGATTGAGTAACCACAATTCCACAAAGAATTTCAGACAGAGTTACTTTTTTGCTTCTGTGTACTATTAATGTAGTTTATCAGTATCTCTTGGTTAAGGGAGCACACCACGATCATAGTCACTGTTCTTTCCATACAGTTACCAGATAAATCCATTGCGAGTCTAGTCAAGTACTATTACTCCTGGAAGAAGAGCAGATCACGTACCAGTCTGATGGACAAGCAGGCCAAGAAGCTGAGCAAGACAGGGGACAGGTATGTTAATTTTATGTAAAGATGAGAGAAAAAAGCAGTATTCTGAAGTGAGAATTATTAATATGAAATCTTACTGAACCTTtgtgaatgtatttaaatagtGATGAAGAGTCTGATTCCAACGGGAAACGCTCAGGTGATGAAGAGGAAACTCCTAAAGAGAATGGggtaaatttatttatatggATAGCACACCATTtcaatttcaaactttttatgccccccttcaaagaagggagggcatattgctttgctgctgtctgtctgtcggtcggtccaccaacagattccgttcattttcttcgtggaggatgaacatattgaaatgaaatttggtatacatgtttatcatgataatatctaggtcaatttcgatattgggtacgattgagcaattttggacagagttatggcccttggacgtagaaaaattctagttatttgcagtttccgctcattttcttcgcagagtatgaacatattggaatgaaatttggtattcTGTAATTCaggtttattatgataatatctagCTCAAGTTCAATATTGAGTACGATTGAGCAATTTTGGACAGAGTTATACCCCTTggacttaaaaaaattctacttatttgcagtttccgtttaTTTTCTTGTGGATTTTTCCaaaggaggggggcataagtgttttacaaacatctcttgtttataTCTGATTGAAACAAATGGAAAAACTATTTTATAGAAGGAGGAGAAAGACACATGTGGGAATTGTGGCATCAGGACAACCCAGCTTCATATCACTCCAAAAGGATCCCTTTGCAATTCCTGCTATCAGTATTGGaggtatttatttaaaatcattgttATCAATATTTCAGGTTTTCAGTAATTAATGTGCGCATAAGTTTGAAAGCgtgcacataaaaaaatatactcatTCTTCTCTAAATTCGGACCCCCTCTGCGGGTGATCTgtagtgatcagtctgtctgtccatccgagataaCTAAACTGGAGTAGATCTTCTCTCCCCATAGCCTTATCTGGCTTAGactggagcatatcttctctcccaaTAGCCCTATCTGGCTTAGactggagcatatcttctctccccatAGCCCTATCTGGCTTAGactggagcatatcttctctccccatAGCCctatctggctcatacttcataTTAATCAAGCTTTTTGGTTAaggggtgtgcagtgaccttgaattaAGTTTCAAGGTTAAATGTTAAAGTCATAGCAAATCTCCTTAGAATCATGTTTTAGACAGTAAATTATTTCCTGTAAGCTTAATCTTGCTCAGATTAAACCCTAATAATGCCTGTTGGGGAGGGGTTattagatttattaaaaattgtttgccAATTGTAATATATCTCagtcaggtcaaggtcaaagcaaaatcctCTGAAATGCTCATCATCCAATTTTCCATTATTAAAGCGaggccctttgagatggtcaccatttTAATGATGTCTAGTTTAGAAAGTAGTCTAAAGTGCTGTGTGTTCCTAAAAGTGTTTTATAATCCAAAGCAATTGCTAATCTGTGATGCACCAAATCAGTTGTTACAATGCaacatattgaaaaaattcaaatcaaagaaaacaaatcaacgatctgttttaatttctttgagTGAGTTACAGTGTTACAAAGTAGGAAATCTGAGTTTGTTGAGTGGTACTGGTACATACTATGAAACCTTGAATAGACTTTTTGGAGAAGGTACTCTCCGTTGACCGATTAGTGATCATGCTTACAGGAGGACCGGCGTGATGAGAACGGCAGGCCCCAAGAGACACGACCATGGACAGCACCGTCACAACCCAATGAAGCACAAGAGGAAGCCACCCCGAGGAATGCACCTTAACTATGAGGACCTACAGGTCATTGTGAATGGGCCACTGAGTCAGGCTGACGCCCTTCTCAAATCGCTCGATCAGGAGCTAGTGTCCCTCAAAAGACAGGTAGTTATCTGTTCCTGTTGAGAatactgtaaatatattgtGTGTATATTTAATGTGTACCACATTTGGCAGAAATTTGCTTTTCCACAGATTTGTTAAGAGCATTTCTGAGTGTACCTATTTGTATACCTGcagtatttttcggggcataggccagtatttttttttctccgatGAGCAAGCCCCAGCCTATCACCCGGTATCGGCTAATCGTAGACTCAgagttgaaaaaattaaacagtaaaatataaaatccctATTTTTAACCATAGTACTGTTGTAGCAGTTTATTATgagggttggttttttttttcatccgtttgaactattgttcgatagttgtccCGTTTATAAATTTTCTAATGACATTGTGAGTACCGTAATGTCGCATGTataacacacactttttttcaagccaaaatttgatcaaaagtggggGTGCATGTTGTACATAGGACAAAAAATTTACCCGATTTTTTCCAGCCGTGATTCTTGATACCACGGGATTAGTGACTGCCGATATAGCCTGTTGTACATAAGAAACTCTTTACGAAGtgtcaaatgatatttgataccgCCCACGTAAATCATGCCGTCCCTTTGaagtaaaattgtaagaactttgaCTCTAATATCGCTTGGGCCATGTTCCGATCACGAAATTACAGTAATTGCGCTtgggttataaaattatcattgaaCATCGATAGCTATTTGGAAAAATGGCGGCCGTCGATTTTCATCGCAGTGCTATGttccgatcacaaaattaaagaaattgcacATGGATTATGAAATTAGTATGAAACATCGATAGTTTAAGGAAAAATGGCGGCCGTTGATTTCGCCATTTttgggtgcgtgttatacataggacctgctCTTTTTTCGCCATGTTTGGGTCAACTttgggggtgcgtattatacacgagtgcgtattatacacgatacATTATggtaataaaatgtacagtactgtatgaggtatttctttacaaccccaatcaaaagaatttttttcccacgttcatgtatgaaccctggaaactattattgcgtagtaaaaaagaaaacgaaaccgggtagaatgtaatatgacggaatttttgtgaatttttcatgTCTGCGTTCGTGGGAATTACTGGTCTTGGGTGTAGAATGAATTAAATGCtttgtatttttacaattaattttcatacttgccaacctccaacatgtgaaaatctggtcatgaccagatgtggaaagtaaaaaatctggtcatagcgcgtaacgacattcacgacatatttatcatgcatttcataggtatatacaatagaaatatgtgttaaaacttatgtgtaatacatgtactttattgcaaagaagcattttaactaacagttgctgattttgaattttgtaaagtgatctgacacagaaaatagtaggttgtgttcagctgaagaaaaaaaatgcaaaaagagtttctgctacattaaccttgcttttgaactctgtaaatgatggcatgaaagttgtaagcgacttggaagacttttgtgtattaaaaagcattctatacatgacttagcgtttttgaatgtttagtcagatcattttgagcacaaaatccaatattcaaatgtgcgttaCATAAAACGCAAAAGCCTCGTTTTGTActcgattactttgttttacctatggaaattcattttcccagatatgttgataggtagcgacaaaaatatcgttttctttttgttggttttgattccgttggccccgatgaagaccttttcttattggaagccatcaaacttaatgatttaaaccttcgcttagtctaaacaactcacgataataattaCACTTATTAAATAATGTGTCTATAAAagccatcggcattgtttacgcgTTACGTAAATCCAAGCTTAGCTTGGGTTGATAACTGGAAGTCAAACGCGCAACGtaatttacgaaccaaatccggaaatcgggagattttcgggttgttcgacaaaaatcgggtgaaaagcatgacatgccgggtcataaaaaataatcgggtgaagggttgaaaaattgggtgtgacccgacgaaatcgggtcagttggcaagtatgttaattttctgttggatgaaaaaacggtattctg is part of the Crassostrea angulata isolate pt1a10 chromosome 3, ASM2561291v2, whole genome shotgun sequence genome and encodes:
- the LOC128175599 gene encoding REST corepressor 3-like, which gives rise to MAEKNLVDIRNGRRSRCSSPNESDDSSDDSDHEGGGMRVGSDYQAKVPEYKPEIKPDPRNDAILVWAPAIDLSDGKVDEYVNIAKEKHGYNTEQALGMLFWHKHNIEKALADLPNFTPFPDEWTVEDKVLFEQAFSFHGKSFHRIRQMFISISWLREHTTIIVTVLSIQLPDKSIASLVKYYYSWKKSRSRTSLMDKQAKKLSKTGDSDEESDSNGKRSGDEEETPKENGKEEKDTCGNCGIRTTQLHITPKGSLCNSCYQYWRRTGVMRTAGPKRHDHGQHRHNPMKHKRKPPRGMHLNYEDLQVIVNGPLSQADALLKSLDQELVSLKRQVQNNKQMLSLQKHKMVAGIDDVKPPETNPRINARWTNEELLLAVQGVRKYGKDFQAISEVIGNKTEAHVRSFFVNFRKRYNLDEVLAEYEAEHGKSDSSDKLENDEKEDEKV